The following proteins are encoded in a genomic region of Gossypium hirsutum isolate 1008001.06 chromosome D05, Gossypium_hirsutum_v2.1, whole genome shotgun sequence:
- the LOC121217220 gene encoding probable leucine-rich repeat receptor-like protein kinase At5g63930: MTVRNLNSDQFALLEFKDRIAGPQNVIANNWTASTSVCNWIGVSCGILHKRVIALNLTSMNLRGTIPPHLGNLSFLLSLDLSSNHFYGHLPKELGQLHRLRTFRLSYNRLNGEISSCLGNLQRVRRLKMKNNNFTGTLPETLVNMSNLEILNLGFNQLSGQVPSSIFKISSLKIIDLCSNSLSGSLPNDMCQHLPKLEVLYLEDIEFSLFL; this comes from the coding sequence ATGACAGTCAGGAATCTCAACTCCGATCAGTTTGCACTTCTCGAGTTCAAGGATCGCATTGCCGGTCCTCAAAATGTCATAGCAAACAATTGGACAGCCTCAACCTCTGTTTGCAATTGGATTGGTGTTTCTTGTGGCATCCTCCATAAAAGAGTTATAGCTTTGAATCTTACAAGCATGAATCTTAGGGGTACTATCCCTCCACACCTTGGAAATCTTTCATTTCTACTCTCTCTCGACTTGAGTAGCAACCATTTCTATGGCCATCTCCCTAAAGAATTGGGCCAATTGCATCGTTTGAGGACCTTTCGATTAAGCTACAACCGTCTTAATGGGGAAATTTCGTCATGTCTTGGGAACTTACAGAGAGTTCGAAGgctgaaaatgaaaaataataacttTACAGGCACACTTCCTGAAACACTTGTTAACATGTCTAATCTAGAGATCTTGAACTTGGGATTCAATCAATTATCTGGTCAGGTTCCATCTTCCATCTTCAAGATTTCTTCTCTGAAGATTATTGATCTCTGCAGCAATAGCCTATCAGGTAGTTTGCCTAATGATATGTGTCAACATCTTCCCAAGCTTGAAGTGCTTTACTTAGAAGATATtgaattttctttgtttctttaa